The Meles meles chromosome 12, mMelMel3.1 paternal haplotype, whole genome shotgun sequence genomic sequence CAGCACAGAAAAAGTCTGCAACCAGACCCACCGTGGCTTCACTGTTCCTGGTCTTCTGCCGTGCTATGCCCACCGCGTCACGTGATGAGATGTGCCAGCTTGgcgtgttcttttttttgttgttcttttaagaatgaacaagtgaaaaagaaaagctgatgGAGAATGATTTTAACtaatttttcttgcttcattATCAGAAGACATCCACACGCACACGCAGTTAGGAGATTCCTGCTAGAAGTCTACACAGCTAGAAAATACTAAATCTAGGATTTGTATCTAGTGAGTTCGGTTGTTTTTTTATAATGTAGACTTAACTGATTtcattgctttaaaaacaaaaatattccacattggaaaataaattactgtcttaaaatatcaaagaaaagcTGTCTGGAGTAAAAACCTTCAAATATACATCAAAATAAATCTGAGCAAAAGCAGtaccacatatacacacataggcaaatagtgaaaattttaaaaataaaaggcagaaatttACTAAATCTTACCAAACTGAATCTAGCTCTACATTGAAATAATATGGCTTAGACATAGGGGCTTAGTTAAGGACCACAGGCACAGAACCACTAAAAAATACTAGACTACATTGAGAATTAAGAGGAAAACAACTCAAGTCTGCCCCCACAAAATTGATAAAGTTCATATTTTGGGGAGGGAGGACATTCAACGACACAAGAATAGGGCACAACTCTCGTGGACAGACATACACAATGATGTATTgtaagacccgcggatccccctacccaagaattcaacactgccacaggatgcaaatagcaagaggatctttattgtaaggcgggcgcctgcgggtggtcagcagctcctgccagctgagcaccccaggctggggtggtgcagggtttttatagacaggtacaaacaagttttgggtgaggcggggctgattggctgacagtttgaacatttgaaaaaggcatacttggctTTAGTggattggctttggaggacccgTGCGCGCGAAGGCAAAGGCGGAAAGGGGGGATAGAGCGGGGGAGCGGGAGgcggacttacagaagcagatgcttagttacaggaacctgattggtctatttaaattaagcacagtcaggcgttgggttcaaggcaaagacatagctgtttgttctggcgtggcggccttgtttcagcactctggaaaaagccctcagcaaggaggaagggggtctttcattcccccctttttctttatcatggatagaatcttATATCCATTTGTCCTGTACTTATGTCAGTTTGGGGTTCGGCTTGTTTGAGGAGTTGATATTGCTGTGTCAGTACCATTGTCTGGATTACTGACAAGCGGTCTTTGATGAACTGAACAAGCTTATTTAGGATGTAAGGGCCAATCTCTCTCTGAGTTTATCCATTGTTTCCCTAACTACCCCTGTAAACGGCACCAGCCCATATTTTCCCAAGCAATTAACCTGGCAGGTTCTCTCTCAAacgggggaagggaaagagaataagCAAAAGAGTAAGATCAACGGCGAATGAGTCTCATCTTTAGTGGGTTTGGGGAGCGTTGGACGGTCCATTCCGAGTTCTGAGGGTGTCCTGTTTGTTCTTCCGGGTGTGCCGCTTTCACGTGGGAGGCGTGGATCCAGGCTGCAATCCCGTCAACTTTTAGCGCCGTGGGCGTTGTCAGGAGTACCGTGTGGGGTCCTCTCCAACGGGGTTTAAGGTTTGTGGCTCGATGTCTGCGGACACAAACGATGTCTCCGATTTTGTAGGGATGAGGCCGCAATGAGGTGTTAAGTTTTTCCTCGTAGGCGGCTGCCAGGGGTTTCCAGACCTCTTGTTGCATCAGCTGTAAGCCTTGCAGATGGGCCtgtatggagggggagggggaatgagcaGAGATATCTGGCGCAAAGAACGTGACAGCGGGGGGCGGAGCACCATAGAGAATTTCGAAGGGGGTTAATCCATGGGGCCTGGAGTATTTCTGGCCGGATAGAGTGCTAGAGGTAGGAGCAATACCCAATCTTTAGAGCCAGTTTCAAGCAGTAATTTAGTTAGAGTCTCCTTAATGGTCCTATTTATTCTTTCTACCTGTCCTGAACTCTGGGGTCTGTAAGCACAATGTAGCCTCCAATCAATCCCCAGCAGCTTGGCCACCGACTGACTTACCTGGGAGACAAAGGCGGGCCCGTTGTCAGACCCTAGTACCTCCGGCATTCCATACCTTGGAAAAATTTCTTCCAGTAGCTTCTTGGCGACTATGTTGGcggtttcctttttggtaggaaaggCTTCTGCCCATCCTGAAAAGGTATCTAGAAAAACTTCTGCCAATTGAAGGGCCTGGGTTAAGGCGATCAATTTTGCCCGCTGCGCCGAAGTGCCTTCTGGTAGCGCGCTTGCCCATACAATTTGAGAGTCGGTCGTGATGGCCGCTCCTGCTCGTCGTTTTCCATCCTGCAGGTAGCTACTGCCATCAGTATACCAGGTCAGGTCTGCATCCTTCATGGGCTGGTCAGTTAGGTCGGGCCGTGTCCCATGTGTTTCAGCAAGGATCCGGAAGTCGGCCAGGTCCTGGTGAAGAGCTTCGTCGAACAGCGTTGGGCTATTCTTAAACCCTTGTGGTAGCCGTGTCCAGGTTAACTGACCTGATATTCCCAAGTCTGGATCCTTCCATTCAAAggcgaagaggggctgactctgaggACTCAGTCTCAAACAAGAAAGCATCTTTGAGATCTAGGACTGTATACCAGGAGTGGGTTGGAGGCAGGGTGCTAAGTAAGTTGTAAGGGTTGGGCACCGTAGGGTGGATGTCTTCTACCCTCTTATTGACCTCTCTAAGGTCCTGAACCGGTTGGTAATCATTGGTACCAAGTTTCTTGACAGGTAACAGAGGAGTGTTCCAGGGAGACCGGCATGGGGTCAAAATGCCCTGGTCTAGTAACCGCCGTATGTGCGGTTTGATGCCCTGGTAGGCCTCATTGGACATAGGATATTGCTTAACATTGACAGGAATGGCCGTTGCCTTTAATTGTATGTGAATGGGGGGCTGCTGGATAGCTAGTCTTATTCCTCCTGTTTCCGCCCAGGCATCCGGGTAAGACGCAAGCCAGGACTCTATATTTCTCTGAGGTTGGGAGGGCTCCTCATGAAGTCTATATTCTTCTTCTAACTGTAGGGTAAGGACGTGTAAAGAAGTCCCGCTGGGGCCGGTCACAGTGGCCCCCTGaggctcaaaatggatttgaGCCTTGAGCTTCGTTAATAAATCTTTCCCCAGGAGTGGGTAGGGGCAGTCAGGCACATGAAGGAACGAGTAAGAAACTTTACCTGAAGCCAAATGTACTCTTCTCTCTGtagtccatttatattgttttcctcctGTTGCTCCTTGAATCCATGCCATCCCGTCGCTTAATGGTCCGAGGCTCTTGGTTAGAACGGAGTGTTGAGCCCCTGTATCTACTAAGAAAGTGACTGGTTGCCCACCAACGGTTAGGGTTACCCGGGGTTCAGGCGCGGGGGGGCTCCTGACCCTGACGGCCCTAGTCTTCGTCTAAAGCCATAAGTCTTGTGACTTGCTTAGCATTTTCCTTAGGGTGTCGGAATTTCTTCGGGCATTCCTTGGCCCAATGTCCCCTTTCTTTACAGTAGGCACATTGGTTTCGGTCTACTTGGGACCTCcttatgtctccctccctgtctgactttcctgcctctggtcctTGGCTGCCTTGCATTACGGCGGCCaagattttgctaagttccttacttcGTTTACGTTCtcgtttttcttccctttcctcagcctccttctttagtttctcctctttctcttcctgcaatttcctaagtcgttcctccttttcttcctgcaactttcctctttttcttcctgcaactttcctccttttcttcctgcaacttcctaagtctctcttttattaaaaatcctttctgcctcctttaataaatcttgcaaaGAGAAATCTTGTAGATTCTCTAAGCGCTGTAGTTTATTCCTTATATCTGGTGCTGACTGCCATATAAACGTCATAGAAAcgtttcctctctgctcattgcTATCTGGGTCAAAGGGCGTATACCTGCGATAAGTCTCcttaagcctttctaggaaagcggTTGGAGATTCCTCTGATCCCTGAGTGACCTGTCTTACCTGAGCCAAATTGGTGGGGTGGCGCCCCACATTATGGAGACCTGCTATGAGTAACTGGCGGTAAAGATTTAGGTGGTTCCTACCTTCGGCCGTATTAAAATCCCAGGCAGGACGAGTCAAAGGGAAGGCAGCATCTATCACATTAGGGAGTTGTGTGGGcctcctctttcttttatctctctggcCAAGGGTCCAATGGCAGTCCTTGGGCCGTCCCGGGGGAGCCCCCAGGACCCATGTAGCACTGAGCTCTGAATCCAGGTGAGATGTGGACCAGCTTGGCAGCACCAGAGAAAAGGATGCTACAGAGGCAGCCAGTGAGAGCTCGGGCTTCAGGGGGACTTGTAGCACCAGCCATGGTACACCTAGCCACTCAGCATCCCTGGGCCCTCCCCGCAGCTGCAAGCTCAGCTCGCCTGAGATctcccattccttaaatctttcttacatatctcctactttcctacatacagagttgctttctttattttcatcagtcttagttacactaagcagaattttgtactcttagaaacaccttaatctctagcgaaaactaagtattaaccaattgtgaacattataacagaattctttagatggcaaattatgaatcagttaa encodes the following:
- the LOC123953931 gene encoding LOW QUALITY PROTEIN: uncharacterized protein LOC123953931 (The sequence of the model RefSeq protein was modified relative to this genomic sequence to represent the inferred CDS: inserted 2 bases in 1 codon), whose product is MCSWGEEKKRELRSGLGKLERKLEGTPLPPGLHGAARLQVLSCSSVQAVGGLLTPAAARHLCALGRERDTMPSKENTKTRAVRVRSPPAPEPRVTLTVGGQPVTFLVDTGAQHSVLTKSLGPLSDGMAWIQGATGGKQYKWTTERRVHLASGKVSYSFLHVPDCPYPLLGKDLLTKLKAQIHFEPQGATVTGPSGTSLHVLTLQLEEEYRLHEEPSQPQRNIESWLASYPDAWAETGGIRLAIQQPPIHIQLKATAIPVNVKQYPMSNEAYQGIKPHIRRLLDQGILTPCRSPWNTPLLPVKKLGTNDYQPVQDLREVNKRVEDIHPTVPNPYNLLSTLPPTHSWYTVLDLKDAFXCLRLSPQSQPLFAFEWKDPDLGISGQLTWTRLPQGFKNSPTLFDEALHQDLADFRILAETHGTRPDLTDQPMKDADLTWYTDGSSYLQDGKRRAGAAITTDSQIVWASALPEGTSAQRAKLIALTQALQLAEVFLDTFSGWAEAFPTKKETANIVAKKLLEEIFPRYGMPEVLGSDNGPAFVSQVSQSVAKLLGIDWRLHCAYRPQSSGQKYSRPHGLTPFEILYGAPPPAVTFFAPDISAHSPSPSIQAHLQGLQLMQQEVWKPLAAAYEEKLNTSLRPHPYKIGDIVCVRRHRATNLKPRWRGPHTVLLTTPTALKVDGIAAWIHASHVKAAHPEEQTGHPQNSEWTVQRSPNPLKMRLIRR